A region of Paenibacillus sp. 37 DNA encodes the following proteins:
- a CDS encoding lipopolysaccharide biosynthesis protein: MRIAMAQVALRKVFRGNGLMSAIFQTSGTNLLVMTLTMLSSILTSRMFGVEGKGAFSAILFWPALLTGLVGFGLPTSIIYNIKQSATEKSAQYVRLSFLFQVPVCIIIGIVAWFGLPFWLSSFPPEVVQISRWYTIATVPVLIVINLISALSQSREKFAVYNGIRLMIPLFNVGGLFVLWGLGMLSIQLAAAIYFVTSFSVVAWAIYANRNELRLRWFKDRVDRSSAKKLFGYGSKVYGVELLGTLYTQFDKIIILALLTPRDFGLYSVVFALSRIYNAVQTAISNVVFPKVTGLPQEQIIRTVGRAFRISLMVMMIIVIPTMFVGNYLMGLLFGSEFLEASVAFYILAVECIIGGGSWILASAFNALGRPGLVMIRQLIALSVTVALFFVFTPLWGLNGIAIALLIGSIVRMVVTVAAMKIVFKVKFAAMFYDKEDLPFLYERLNKKRRRVTQGGDGDAGH, translated from the coding sequence ATGAGGATCGCTATGGCGCAAGTTGCACTTCGCAAAGTATTCAGAGGAAACGGCTTAATGAGTGCCATATTTCAGACAAGTGGAACCAATCTGCTGGTCATGACACTGACGATGCTGTCTTCCATTTTGACGTCACGCATGTTCGGCGTAGAGGGAAAGGGCGCATTCTCGGCCATTCTGTTCTGGCCTGCGCTCTTAACCGGATTGGTTGGATTTGGACTACCCACTTCTATCATCTATAACATCAAACAGAGCGCAACCGAGAAGAGTGCACAGTATGTGCGGTTAAGCTTTCTTTTTCAAGTTCCGGTGTGCATCATCATTGGCATTGTGGCCTGGTTTGGATTACCTTTCTGGCTCTCCAGCTTTCCGCCGGAGGTCGTGCAGATATCCAGATGGTATACGATTGCTACGGTTCCTGTACTTATTGTCATCAATCTCATATCAGCCCTCTCGCAGAGTCGGGAGAAATTTGCTGTATATAATGGCATCCGGTTAATGATCCCCCTGTTTAATGTAGGTGGGCTTTTTGTGTTATGGGGCTTGGGCATGCTGAGCATTCAGCTCGCGGCTGCGATCTATTTTGTAACCAGCTTCTCCGTGGTGGCGTGGGCCATCTATGCCAACCGTAATGAATTGAGACTGAGATGGTTCAAGGATCGGGTGGACCGGAGCTCAGCCAAGAAGCTTTTTGGTTATGGCAGCAAGGTGTATGGCGTTGAATTGTTAGGAACGCTGTATACCCAGTTCGATAAAATCATTATTTTGGCTTTGCTCACCCCGCGTGATTTTGGACTGTATTCCGTCGTATTTGCCTTATCCCGAATCTATAATGCCGTTCAGACGGCGATTAGCAATGTTGTTTTCCCAAAAGTGACCGGATTGCCTCAAGAGCAGATTATTCGCACGGTTGGCAGAGCCTTCCGCATCTCGCTCATGGTCATGATGATCATTGTGATACCCACCATGTTTGTAGGGAATTACCTGATGGGTCTTCTGTTTGGCTCCGAATTTTTGGAAGCGAGCGTCGCATTTTATATTTTGGCTGTGGAATGCATCATTGGTGGTGGCTCCTGGATTCTAGCATCCGCATTTAATGCACTGGGTCGGCCAGGGCTTGTGATGATCAGACAGTTGATTGCTTTATCGGTGACAGTGGCTTTGTTCTTTGTATTCACCCCGCTGTGGGGGCTCAACGGAATTGCGATTGCCTTATTGATCGGGTCCATTGTGCGAATGGTGGTTACTGTGGCCGCCATGAAAATTGTATTTAAGGTGAAGTTTGCCGCCATGTTCTATGACAAAGAAGATTTGCCGTTCCTCTATGAACGGTTAAACAAAAAAAGAAGAAGAGTCACCCAAGGAGGAGATGGAGATGCTGGGCACTAA
- a CDS encoding polysaccharide pyruvyl transferase family protein, with amino-acid sequence MLGTNNIHPMEELKGHLRQILKVIPPRTEIYYLDYPVHSNGGDLLIMKGTEAFFRDNDIHVRARYSILDCPLSLKVPEGITIVLHGGGNFGDLYPAHQKLRERMIAQHPNHRIVILPQTMFYKSDIELKKTAQVFNRHKDVHFFVRDTLSYEIASKEFQQTNVYLSPDMAHQLWPLKSKSKPSAEMLYFFRKDIEKTQNQVHYESVSGPKATFKDWETLYNRVDRKIIRMITSRLKSGKGSSFARWLWYKYSDRMVHTAIKEFNQYQTITTSRLHGHILACLLDQPNILLDNSYGKNSNYYAAWTKSNPAGRLESNQTSAYNKPTETGKGASTVVLSDGAAL; translated from the coding sequence ATGCTGGGCACTAACAATATTCATCCAATGGAAGAGTTGAAGGGACATTTACGTCAGATTTTGAAGGTCATTCCACCGCGTACCGAAATCTATTATTTGGATTACCCGGTGCATAGCAACGGTGGCGACTTGTTGATTATGAAAGGTACTGAGGCTTTCTTCCGGGACAATGATATTCATGTACGTGCCAGATACAGCATTCTGGATTGCCCTTTGTCCCTCAAGGTTCCGGAAGGTATCACGATTGTGTTGCACGGGGGAGGTAACTTTGGTGATCTGTACCCTGCCCATCAGAAATTGAGAGAACGAATGATTGCCCAGCATCCGAATCATCGGATCGTCATTCTGCCTCAGACGATGTTTTACAAAAGTGATATTGAATTGAAAAAGACAGCCCAAGTATTCAATCGTCATAAGGATGTGCACTTTTTTGTCCGGGATACCTTATCTTATGAGATAGCCAGTAAAGAATTTCAACAAACAAATGTCTATCTGTCTCCGGATATGGCGCATCAGTTGTGGCCTCTTAAGTCCAAGAGCAAGCCTAGTGCAGAGATGTTGTATTTCTTCCGTAAAGACATTGAGAAAACTCAGAATCAGGTGCATTACGAATCCGTCAGTGGACCTAAGGCCACGTTTAAAGACTGGGAGACATTGTACAACCGGGTAGACCGGAAGATCATTCGCATGATTACATCCCGGTTAAAGTCAGGAAAAGGCAGCTCTTTCGCCCGCTGGTTGTGGTACAAATACTCTGATCGGATGGTACATACGGCCATTAAGGAATTCAATCAATACCAAACCATCACGACATCCCGTCTGCATGGACATATCCTGGCCTGTCTCCTGGATCAACCGAACATCCTGCTGGATAATTCATACGGCAAAAACTCAAATTATTATGCAGCTTGGACCAAGAGCAATCCGGCAGGCAGACTGGAGTCCAATCAGACCAGCGCATATAACAAACCAACCGAGACCGGCAAGGGAGCAAGTACGGTTGTGTTGTCGGATGGTGCAGCCCTATGA
- a CDS encoding sugar phosphate nucleotidyltransferase, whose amino-acid sequence MRSILLSGGSGKRLWPLSNDSRSKQFLKVLHGPEGNPESMVQRVWRQLNHAGLASEALIATSLPQVEILTSQLGDDVRLVVEPERRDTFPAIALAASYLYSVESVSLNETIAVLPVDPFVEKEFFEVLATLPEMLDKSGADLALMGVVPTYPSEKYGYIIPQSLSSSENNNEYVNVAKFQEKPCESDAVLMIEQAALWNCGVFAFKLGYLINLLIEMELPIQYDEMLKQYGRLNKISFDYQVVEKANQIIAIPYNGFWKDLGTWNTLTEEMGSSVVGKGWITGDSLNTHLVNELNIPVAILGLSDVVVAVSPDGILVSDKEASPRIKEILKNEDQRPMYEERRWGCYRVLDYTRNEAGGEVLTKRICISAGKNLSYQYHLLRNEVWTVVSGTGELILDGQSRMIGQGDTVIIDRSMLHSVRAVTELEIIEVQIGSQLIEEDIVRVSTEWQDIVQTYVKHA is encoded by the coding sequence ATGAGAAGTATTCTGTTATCCGGCGGTTCTGGCAAGCGTCTTTGGCCGTTATCCAACGATTCCAGATCCAAGCAATTTCTTAAAGTTCTTCATGGGCCAGAGGGAAATCCGGAATCCATGGTACAGCGGGTATGGCGACAGCTGAATCATGCCGGACTTGCATCAGAGGCGCTTATCGCGACCAGTTTGCCACAGGTGGAGATTCTGACTTCTCAGCTGGGAGACGATGTCAGACTCGTTGTGGAGCCTGAGCGCAGAGATACGTTTCCTGCGATTGCGCTGGCAGCCTCCTATCTGTATTCCGTAGAGAGTGTGAGTCTGAATGAGACGATTGCAGTGTTGCCTGTAGATCCCTTTGTTGAAAAAGAATTCTTCGAAGTGCTGGCAACCTTACCGGAGATGCTTGATAAGTCTGGTGCTGATCTGGCCTTGATGGGAGTTGTGCCGACGTACCCGTCAGAGAAGTATGGATACATCATTCCGCAATCCCTATCTTCCAGTGAAAATAACAATGAATACGTGAATGTAGCGAAGTTCCAGGAGAAACCCTGCGAATCCGATGCGGTCCTCATGATTGAGCAGGCCGCATTATGGAATTGCGGGGTTTTTGCTTTTAAGCTGGGTTATTTGATCAATCTGCTCATTGAGATGGAACTGCCGATCCAGTATGACGAAATGCTGAAGCAATACGGTAGATTGAACAAGATCAGTTTTGATTACCAGGTTGTCGAGAAGGCAAATCAGATTATCGCTATTCCGTATAACGGTTTCTGGAAAGATCTAGGCACGTGGAACACACTCACGGAAGAGATGGGGAGCTCGGTAGTAGGAAAAGGGTGGATTACGGGAGATTCCCTGAATACTCACTTGGTCAATGAATTGAACATTCCGGTTGCCATATTGGGATTGTCGGATGTGGTGGTCGCCGTGAGTCCAGATGGCATTCTGGTCAGTGACAAAGAAGCCAGCCCACGGATCAAGGAAATCTTGAAGAATGAGGATCAACGCCCCATGTATGAGGAGCGTAGGTGGGGGTGCTACCGGGTTCTGGATTACACAAGAAACGAAGCTGGCGGCGAGGTTCTCACCAAACGAATCTGCATCAGTGCCGGGAAAAACCTGAGTTATCAATACCATTTGCTTCGCAATGAGGTATGGACGGTTGTATCGGGAACAGGGGAATTGATTCTGGATGGGCAGAGCCGAATGATCGGGCAAGGAGATACGGTGATCATTGACCGGAGTATGCTTCATTCCGTCAGAGCCGTTACGGAACTGGAGATCATTGAAGTACAGATCGGCAGCCAGCTGATTGAGGAAGATATCGTTAGAGTGTCTACCGAATGGCAGGATATTGTTCAGACATATGTGAAGCACGCGTAA
- a CDS encoding UDP-glucose dehydrogenase family protein: MNITVIGTGYVGLVSGVCFSELGNNVICVDNNVEKVNMLTDGHVPIYEPGLKDIMNANMKAGRLSFTTNIQDAISLSDIIIIAVGTPSLPNGEANLSFIELVAREIGSYMDNYKIIMTKSTVPVGTNDRIQEWISSLTNHPFDMASVPEFLREGTAVQDTLYPDRIVIGTHSERAVATLKELHQPLTDQIIVTDIRSAEMIKYASNAFLATKISFINEISNICEKVGADVSRVAEGMGYDRRIGASFLKAGIGYGGSCFPKDTQALIQIAGNVDYDFKLLKSVVEVNKDQRFNVIRKLEDALGSLEGKEIAIWGLAFKPDTDDVRDAPAIEIIQRLLEQGAVIRAYDPIATENFRKEVDSPSITWEERAMNAAEGADALCVLTEWKEFMEVNLTDLAAHMNQPILIDGRNIYGEDQIKDTSFQYYSVGRPGLTNIDGRKTAVI; this comes from the coding sequence ATGAATATTACGGTGATTGGCACAGGGTATGTGGGTTTGGTATCGGGCGTATGTTTTTCGGAACTGGGAAATAACGTGATCTGTGTCGACAACAATGTGGAAAAAGTGAATATGTTAACGGACGGTCATGTTCCGATCTATGAACCGGGTCTGAAGGATATCATGAATGCCAATATGAAAGCAGGAAGGCTGTCATTCACCACCAACATTCAGGATGCTATCAGTCTTTCGGATATCATCATTATCGCGGTGGGTACGCCATCCCTGCCTAATGGTGAAGCTAATCTGAGTTTTATTGAGCTTGTCGCGCGAGAAATAGGTTCTTATATGGATAATTATAAAATAATAATGACTAAAAGCACTGTTCCTGTCGGAACCAACGATCGTATTCAGGAATGGATCAGCAGTTTGACGAATCATCCATTCGACATGGCATCGGTACCGGAGTTCCTGCGAGAAGGTACCGCTGTCCAGGATACGCTCTATCCTGACCGGATAGTCATTGGGACACATAGTGAGCGGGCAGTCGCCACGTTGAAAGAGCTGCATCAGCCATTAACCGATCAGATTATTGTTACGGATATTCGTTCGGCCGAAATGATTAAATATGCATCCAACGCTTTCCTGGCAACCAAGATCTCATTTATCAACGAAATCTCTAACATCTGTGAAAAAGTAGGAGCAGATGTCAGCCGCGTTGCCGAAGGCATGGGCTATGACAGACGAATCGGTGCCTCCTTTCTCAAGGCAGGCATTGGTTACGGAGGTTCCTGTTTCCCTAAGGATACACAGGCTCTGATTCAAATTGCAGGTAATGTGGATTATGACTTCAAACTGCTGAAGTCCGTGGTGGAAGTGAACAAAGATCAACGCTTCAACGTCATTCGTAAACTGGAAGACGCACTAGGCTCACTCGAAGGAAAGGAGATTGCCATCTGGGGGCTTGCTTTCAAACCGGATACCGATGACGTTCGTGATGCTCCGGCGATTGAGATCATTCAGCGTTTGCTTGAGCAGGGAGCAGTGATTCGGGCATATGACCCCATCGCTACCGAGAACTTCCGCAAAGAGGTGGATTCCCCATCCATTACGTGGGAAGAGCGTGCCATGAACGCGGCGGAAGGTGCTGATGCACTCTGCGTTCTGACGGAATGGAAAGAGTTCATGGAGGTTAATCTGACTGATTTGGCAGCACATATGAATCAACCCATCCTGATTGATGGAAGAAACATCTACGGAGAAGATCAGATTAAAGATACATCCTTCCAATACTACTCCGTTGGTCGTCCAGGTCTAACCAATATCGATGGAAGAAAAACGGCAGTCATCTAA
- a CDS encoding LCP family protein — MRRGIKITLGAISLVAVVMIGYSVYLYSHVKSAADQMYEPREPIKQVSIVDQRGGGDFPVDMENEEPFNALILGVDERSNDRGRSDTIIVLSVNPAKQSALMFNIPRDTRTNIVGHGTEDKINHAYAFGGVNMSVQTVEQLLDVPIHYYMKVNMEGFAQVIDMVGGVDVNNPFAFDYEGYRFEQGNIHLDGEAALGFSRMRYDDPKGDLGRNDRQREIIKQVLKNTVQVSNVLQLETLLDEVSAHVRTDVTFDEMKQMFSKYRSVLDHIESVEIKGTGKKIDGVYYYIVDQSERDRIHQMIEEHSK, encoded by the coding sequence ATGAGACGCGGGATCAAAATAACATTAGGTGCCATTTCCCTTGTTGCAGTTGTCATGATTGGATATTCTGTGTACCTGTATTCGCATGTTAAATCAGCGGCGGATCAAATGTATGAACCCCGGGAACCCATCAAGCAGGTATCTATTGTCGACCAGCGGGGTGGGGGCGATTTCCCTGTGGACATGGAGAATGAAGAACCTTTTAATGCTTTGATTCTGGGTGTGGATGAACGTTCCAATGATCGGGGGCGCTCCGACACCATAATTGTATTAAGTGTTAATCCTGCGAAACAATCCGCACTTATGTTTAACATCCCCCGAGATACCAGAACGAATATTGTTGGTCACGGCACGGAGGATAAGATCAACCATGCCTATGCTTTTGGGGGCGTTAACATGTCTGTGCAAACGGTGGAACAATTGCTTGATGTTCCCATACATTACTACATGAAAGTGAATATGGAGGGCTTTGCACAGGTCATCGACATGGTGGGTGGAGTGGATGTGAATAACCCATTTGCATTTGACTATGAGGGTTACCGGTTCGAGCAAGGGAATATTCATCTGGATGGTGAAGCTGCTTTGGGATTTTCACGGATGCGTTATGATGATCCGAAGGGAGATCTCGGGCGGAATGATCGCCAGCGGGAGATCATCAAACAAGTGCTGAAGAATACGGTCCAGGTATCCAACGTGTTGCAACTGGAGACGTTGCTGGACGAAGTCAGTGCTCACGTCAGAACCGACGTTACCTTTGATGAGATGAAGCAGATGTTCTCCAAATATCGTTCGGTACTGGATCATATTGAATCCGTTGAGATTAAAGGCACGGGCAAAAAAATAGACGGAGTGTATTACTATATTGTGGATCAGTCGGAACGAGACAGGATACATCAGATGATTGAAGAACATTCAAAATGA
- a CDS encoding WD40/YVTN/BNR-like repeat-containing protein → MKLSLIVLLMYMLMIPASTNYVQSAQNYQWHNIPIGGGGYVTGVVIHPTEPDLVYARTDVGGVYRLDADSGDWIPLLDHFGDEDSNLYGVDGIALDQQNPNVVYIAAGKYGNVGPSDILKSTDRGETWIRTGLNLRNESNGNIHRAMGESIAVNPTNSNYLHVGTRYDGLYTSSDGAATWSKVWDVPSGLSGEGIRSVAYGLNPVTKQGQVVYAGVRGIGVYSKAPRSNGQTTWQLTGRSPEYPARMTVAKNGTLYVTTDNQGVYKFNGVQWTNITPSPSYSSYYGITIDPNNDNHILAAVRTGGDNLPLYRSVNGGQSWTTVSKTLVSKPSWWTPNMFFSATSSIKFDPHNPGTVYATDWFGVYKTENINGTNGLTGNTASTWEAITDGHEEVVALTASTPPQGVSFFSGLTDQVGFRHENVTDVPLNKIPLAGMREIVSIDYHEANPNYMIFLGSSDWYGTTTRLFVSSNNGVTVTPMNVPAGSKLGRVAYSAINPNVIVYYPQTGNPVRSTNRGATWQNMNGAPFQAIGGNMVFAYNHPLAADRINGYKFYMYAAGYLYRSTDAGANWSKANAVRLPVNTDINTSSIKVEAAPGVANAVWVSLGTDGLYASTNSGNTFSKIQSVQNSKLFAFGKAQLGKLVPAVYVYGTVNNVKGFFRSDDMGATWNNIGPLGDGIGLGNEPQIMAADRQIYGQVYVGTNGRGMYVGSIE, encoded by the coding sequence ATGAAATTGTCCCTGATTGTGCTACTAATGTATATGCTCATGATACCGGCAAGTACAAATTATGTTCAATCAGCTCAAAACTATCAATGGCATAATATACCTATTGGTGGTGGGGGGTACGTTACGGGGGTGGTCATTCATCCGACTGAGCCTGATCTGGTTTACGCTCGAACTGACGTTGGAGGAGTCTATCGGTTGGATGCAGATTCAGGAGATTGGATCCCACTACTTGATCATTTCGGAGATGAGGACAGCAATCTGTACGGCGTGGATGGAATTGCGCTGGATCAGCAAAACCCCAATGTCGTGTATATCGCTGCTGGGAAGTATGGGAACGTGGGGCCGAGTGATATTCTGAAATCCACAGATCGGGGAGAGACCTGGATTCGAACCGGACTTAATCTTCGGAATGAATCGAATGGAAATATCCATCGAGCCATGGGAGAGAGCATCGCGGTTAATCCCACGAATTCCAATTACCTGCACGTGGGTACACGATATGATGGATTGTACACTTCCAGTGATGGTGCAGCCACTTGGAGCAAGGTATGGGATGTACCTAGCGGGCTGTCCGGTGAGGGAATTCGGAGTGTAGCTTATGGATTGAATCCCGTGACCAAGCAAGGTCAAGTTGTGTATGCGGGGGTTCGCGGCATTGGTGTGTATAGCAAAGCACCAAGAAGCAATGGTCAGACCACTTGGCAACTTACCGGGAGAAGCCCCGAATATCCTGCGCGTATGACTGTGGCGAAGAACGGGACGTTGTATGTGACCACGGATAATCAAGGCGTTTACAAGTTCAATGGTGTGCAGTGGACGAATATAACACCCAGCCCCAGTTACTCATCTTATTATGGAATCACGATTGATCCCAATAATGATAATCACATCCTGGCAGCCGTTCGAACAGGCGGTGATAATCTGCCACTGTATCGTTCCGTTAATGGCGGACAGAGTTGGACAACAGTGAGCAAAACGCTGGTATCCAAACCGTCATGGTGGACACCCAACATGTTTTTCTCAGCGACATCCAGTATCAAGTTTGATCCGCATAATCCGGGTACCGTATATGCTACAGACTGGTTTGGCGTGTACAAAACGGAAAATATCAATGGTACCAATGGATTGACTGGCAATACAGCGAGTACTTGGGAAGCCATTACCGATGGTCATGAAGAAGTCGTCGCACTCACGGCATCCACACCACCTCAGGGTGTTTCATTCTTCAGTGGTTTAACGGATCAGGTCGGATTTAGACATGAAAATGTAACCGATGTTCCTCTTAATAAAATCCCGCTCGCGGGTATGCGAGAAATTGTAAGTATTGACTATCACGAAGCAAATCCGAATTACATGATATTTCTGGGAAGCAGCGACTGGTATGGTACGACCACACGTTTATTTGTCTCTTCCAATAATGGAGTTACCGTAACTCCAATGAATGTTCCGGCTGGCTCCAAACTGGGGAGGGTCGCCTACTCCGCCATTAATCCGAATGTAATTGTTTATTACCCCCAGACCGGTAATCCGGTCAGAAGCACGAATCGTGGCGCAACCTGGCAAAATATGAACGGTGCCCCTTTTCAGGCTATCGGGGGGAATATGGTCTTTGCCTATAATCATCCACTGGCTGCCGATCGCATCAATGGATATAAATTTTATATGTATGCTGCTGGTTATCTGTATCGCTCAACGGATGCAGGTGCCAACTGGTCCAAAGCCAATGCGGTTCGCCTTCCTGTTAATACGGATATCAATACAAGCTCCATTAAAGTCGAGGCTGCACCTGGTGTGGCGAATGCCGTATGGGTAAGTTTGGGAACTGATGGACTATATGCATCGACCAACTCGGGAAATACATTTTCCAAGATCCAGAGCGTACAGAATTCCAAATTATTTGCCTTTGGAAAGGCTCAGCTAGGCAAATTGGTTCCAGCCGTCTATGTATATGGCACCGTAAATAATGTGAAAGGATTCTTCCGTTCAGATGATATGGGGGCAACCTGGAACAATATAGGTCCTTTAGGTGATGGAATCGGGCTGGGCAATGAACCGCAGATTATGGCGGCAGACCGTCAAATCTATGGTCAGGTATATGTAGGTACAAATGGCAGAGGCATGTATGTTGGATCAATAGAATAA
- a CDS encoding VanZ family protein: MKVVKIKMMEEGSGRTRQKHVRRTYGFLIALLLIVIWILVIWSMSTQSSQQQDIQPWLHKWSQKLHIGFTLPDVQFTYGEYEYSLKQRPYDFAEFVFRKSAHLFVYAVLAVLVYGGLRYRRTSLVTSIVSALAVVFVIASIDEYIQQFSPDRTSSIRDVGVDLLGGCFGIAIYAGLQSMIRRIRKGKRTSIRSE; the protein is encoded by the coding sequence ATGAAAGTGGTGAAGATCAAAATGATGGAGGAGGGCTCCGGGCGCACGAGACAAAAGCATGTACGAAGAACGTACGGATTTCTCATTGCTCTGCTGTTGATTGTGATCTGGATTCTGGTCATCTGGTCCATGTCCACGCAATCCTCTCAACAGCAAGACATTCAGCCTTGGCTTCATAAATGGTCTCAAAAATTGCACATCGGTTTTACACTTCCTGATGTACAATTCACTTATGGGGAGTATGAGTATTCGCTGAAGCAGCGGCCGTATGATTTTGCAGAGTTCGTCTTTCGCAAGAGTGCGCACTTATTTGTATACGCTGTGCTCGCCGTGCTTGTGTACGGCGGGCTGCGGTACAGAAGAACATCCCTTGTGACCAGTATCGTTTCTGCTCTGGCTGTGGTGTTTGTCATAGCCTCCATTGATGAGTATATTCAGCAGTTCAGCCCGGACCGGACAAGCTCGATACGTGATGTTGGAGTAGACTTGCTTGGCGGCTGCTTTGGGATTGCCATATATGCAGGGCTTCAGTCCATGATCCGAAGGATCAGAAAGGGAAAGCGTACTTCCATTCGCAGCGAGTGA
- a CDS encoding ABC transporter ATP-binding protein, whose protein sequence is MQQEPVVRIQGVSKIISSRSLVSDLTLDISPGQVFGFLGPNGAGKTTTIRMMVGLMSISKGDIFISGHSVKNEFEKAVAQVGAIVENPEMYKFLTGYQNLVHFARMSPGVTKERIAETIERVGLTARIHDKVKTYSLGMRQRLGVAQAILHKPKLLVLDEPTNGLDPQGIRELRDYLRQLTQEEGITVFVSSHLLSEMELMCDTVAIIQNGKLIDVRNLRTEAGSDALIEVAFELNDADRAADLIQGAIVQGNVLVVRVSREQIPDINAKLVSEGVQVYGIRNVTHTLEEQFLQVTGGGGIG, encoded by the coding sequence ATGCAGCAGGAGCCGGTCGTCCGGATTCAGGGCGTCAGCAAGATCATATCCTCCCGATCATTGGTCAGCGACCTGACTCTGGATATTTCTCCGGGGCAGGTTTTTGGTTTTTTAGGACCTAATGGCGCGGGAAAAACAACGACGATTCGAATGATGGTTGGACTGATGTCCATCAGTAAAGGTGACATTTTCATCTCGGGACACAGTGTGAAGAATGAATTTGAGAAGGCGGTAGCCCAGGTAGGCGCTATTGTGGAAAATCCGGAAATGTACAAGTTTCTGACCGGGTACCAGAATCTCGTTCACTTTGCCCGCATGTCGCCGGGAGTTACGAAGGAACGTATTGCGGAAACAATTGAGCGTGTGGGGCTCACAGCCCGTATTCACGATAAGGTCAAAACCTATTCACTGGGCATGCGCCAGCGTCTGGGGGTCGCGCAAGCGATATTACATAAACCGAAGCTGCTTGTACTGGATGAGCCGACCAATGGTTTGGACCCACAGGGTATACGGGAACTGAGAGATTATTTGCGTCAGCTCACCCAAGAGGAAGGCATTACGGTCTTTGTATCCAGTCATTTATTGTCGGAGATGGAGCTGATGTGTGATACCGTAGCCATCATCCAGAACGGAAAGTTGATTGATGTAAGAAACCTTCGGACTGAAGCAGGTTCGGATGCATTAATCGAAGTTGCTTTTGAGCTGAATGATGCTGATCGCGCTGCGGATCTGATTCAGGGTGCTATCGTACAGGGCAATGTCCTGGTGGTACGGGTGTCTCGTGAGCAGATTCCGGATATCAATGCCAAGCTGGTTAGCGAAGGGGTTCAGGTATACGGTATTCGTAACGTGACTCACACCCTGGAAGAACAATTCTTGCAGGTCACTGGGGGTGGAGGCATTGGGTAG
- a CDS encoding ABC transporter permease, whose protein sequence is MGSFGNLILNENMKIFRRPRTWIMLSILALISLLMPVLLREGMGSSEVLYWEAAVTTIQITFFLNTIFCVVIAAESVAGEFTWGTIKLLLIRPWSRSKVLASKYLTVVGFSIVSTLLVIVMAMLTSYILFSHDAPGGSSSPATNALTLWGYLYVDLFITLAIAFMVSSVFRSGALAIGLSLFIMFSQSIFSLIFNPVRYEWAKYVLFNNMDLSKYMTSGADFALMGGPSAGMTLGFSIAVLAVYYVIFMVISWVVFSKRDVAG, encoded by the coding sequence TTGGGTAGTTTCGGTAATCTGATATTGAATGAGAATATGAAAATTTTTCGTCGTCCCCGTACCTGGATCATGTTATCGATTCTTGCGCTGATCTCGCTATTAATGCCAGTGTTACTGCGAGAAGGCATGGGATCCAGTGAAGTTTTGTACTGGGAAGCAGCTGTAACGACCATCCAGATTACGTTTTTCCTGAACACGATCTTCTGTGTCGTGATTGCAGCGGAATCGGTCGCGGGCGAATTTACCTGGGGAACCATTAAGCTATTGCTGATCCGCCCATGGTCACGAAGCAAAGTTCTTGCTTCCAAATATCTGACCGTCGTTGGCTTCAGTATTGTCAGTACATTACTGGTCATTGTGATGGCCATGCTAACGTCGTATATCCTTTTCTCGCATGATGCTCCGGGAGGAAGCAGTAGTCCAGCTACGAATGCTCTGACATTATGGGGATATTTGTACGTTGATCTGTTTATTACGCTTGCGATTGCCTTTATGGTGTCGTCCGTATTTCGTTCAGGTGCACTTGCGATTGGATTATCCCTGTTCATTATGTTCTCACAAAGTATCTTCTCACTCATATTCAATCCGGTCCGTTATGAGTGGGCCAAGTATGTCCTATTCAACAACATGGATCTTAGCAAATACATGACCTCCGGGGCGGATTTTGCGCTAATGGGTGGTCCAAGTGCAGGAATGACACTGGGTTTCTCCATTGCAGTTCTGGCGGTGTATTACGTTATTTTCATGGTGATTTCCTGGGTTGTATTCAGCAAAAGAGATGTGGCAGGCTAA